One genomic segment of Chelonia mydas isolate rCheMyd1 chromosome 1, rCheMyd1.pri.v2, whole genome shotgun sequence includes these proteins:
- the RASD2 gene encoding GTP-binding protein Rhes — translation MMKTVSSGNCTLSVPAKNSYRMVVLGASRVGKSAIVSRFLTGRFEDQYTPTIEDFHRKVYNIRGDMYQLDILDTSGNHPFPAMRRLSILTGDVFILVFSLDNRDSFDEVKRIQKQILEVKSCLKNKTKETADLPMVICGNKNDHSEIYRKVRSEEAEKLVSSDENCAYFEISAKKNTNVDEMFYVLFSMAKLPHEMSPALHRKISVQYGDAFHQKSFRMRRVKEMDAYGMVSPFARRPSVNSDLKYIKSKVLREGQAREREKCTIQ, via the exons ATGATGAAGACTGTGTCCAGTGGGAACTGCACCCTGAGCGTTCCAGCCAAGAACTCCTACCGCATGGTGGTGCTGGGAGCCTCCAGGGTGGGTAAGAGCGCCATTGTCTCACGCTTTCTCACTGGCCGCTTTGAGGACCAGTACACTCCCACCATTGAGGATTTTCATCGCAAGGTCTACAACATCCGGGGAGACATGTACCAGCTGGACATCCTGGACACATCTGGGAATCACCCTTTCCCCGCAATGAGGAGGCTTTCTATATTGACAG gggATGTTTTCATCCTGGTGTTCAGTTTGGATAACAGAGACTCCTTTGATGAGGTCAAGAGGATCCAAAAGCAGATCCTTGAAGTCAAATCCTGCCTGAAGAACAAGACCAAGGAGACAGCTGACCTCCCCATGGTGATTtgtggcaacaaaaatgatcatagTGAAATCTACCGTAAGGTGCGCTCGGAGGAAGCAGAGAAGCTTGTCTCCAGCGATGAGAACTGTGCTTACTTCGAAATCTCAGCCAAGAAGAACACAAATGTGGATGAGATGTTCTATGTCCTCTTCAGCATGGCCAAGCTACCTCACGAGATGAGCCCTGCCCTTCACAGGAAAATCTCTGTCCAGTATGGTGACGCCTTCCACCAAAAATCCTTCAGGATGCGCCGGGTCAAGGAGATGGATGCCTATGGCATGGTCTCCCCCTTCGCTCGCCGACCCAGCGTCAACAGTGACCTGAAATACATCAAATCCAAAGTTCTCAGGGAAGGCCAGgcaagggagagggagaaatgcACTATCCAGTGA